The Hevea brasiliensis isolate MT/VB/25A 57/8 chromosome 1, ASM3005281v1, whole genome shotgun sequence DNA segment TCACATTTAAGTTGAGATTTCAAGTTTTATAAATTATCATTTTTAGTGAATaatctctaaacttcactttaatACTTTAATCTTTTAATCTTTCAGTGAGATTGATGATATACCTAATATTGAAGTGGGAAGCCTCTCATAtcgtaaattttattaaaaaaaaaagcatttaaTTAAAAGATGAAAGGTTTTGCAAACACACACCTTTTCCCATACAAATTATATGGCAAGAATATTAAAAATATTCATTAGATTTTATTGTCTCATTCCTATTCATCAAACATGGTGAGAATTTTCATATGTATAGTGAGAATAatgaaaaggaaaaattataatGATGGGTAGCACATATTATGTTTTAGTAGTGGTGGCAATTTTGGACACGATCTGCGAATACGACACGAAAATATAGGATTTGAGTTAGGCTTTTTTGTGTTTGTTTCGAATTTGTGTCGACTCATTTTATGACATGGTTATAATCGTATTGTGTCACGGATTAACCCGCTAACTCAACTTGACACGTTTATGACACGATTTAATATTCGTGTCATGTGTTGACCCGTTATCCGCTAACCCATTTAACCTACTTATGTAGTGTGTTAAATTGGTTAAGTCGTGTCAAACCGTGTTAAATGGGTTATTTCGTGTTAAATGGGTCCTGTCGTGTTGAATACacttaatacaatttaatattaattatatcgtGTCGTGTAACCCCTATGATAGAAGGATCGTATTCGTGTTTAAATTTTTGACACGATTTGTTAATCGTGTCATATTTATATCGATCTTAATCATATTCGTATCATGTGCACGAACACGACTCATCAACTCGAATGACCACCCTTATGTTTTGGTCCAGGTGACATTTCTCTAACGCAAAATCTGCTCAGCTTTACCATCCAGGCTCTTGAGAAGAGTTTACAGATTGAGCCCATGAGCTTAAAACTCAGGAACCCTTTGTTTGACCACACTTAAGTCTTTGTCCCACCAAAATGGCAATTGAATTTTCTGGGCTGAGCCATAATATGATTGTACATATTAATGGGCCCAAATGCTACCCTTTCACTATCATTCTACACCCAAAAGTCCATGATACCCAACATTTGGGGCCCACACGATCTTACAGGATGTGTGAGTGTCTCTCTGAAGAAATCAGGGCTCGCAATTCAGATCTCTCTCTTCCCTTCTCTTCTAGATTCTCTTTCTAGGCAAAACAATCACCCAAATTAGGCCCTACCAACGGATGAACCCGCGTTCCCCTGGCTCCACTCTCTCTTTCTCATTCATTCTCGCATTTGTGTCCCACTTCTGCATATCTCTGAAACAGAGAAGAAACAcaacttcttcttctctcattaaTGGCTCTTTCCCAACATCTCTTTTGACCCTTTCTCCCATACCCTCTTTGATTTTGACGCAGAATCGATAATGGAAATCGAGGATCCTCAACTACTGTGAAAAATCAAGGTTCTTCAATTTTGGGGACCAACCCAATTCACTCATTTCCTTGATTGCCTACGAGAAAACGAAAAATCAATTGCTCCTCCATTGTCAGAAATAGCCCCTTATGCCATATGCCCAAACCCTAGAGCTCTGGTAGCAAATCCAGAAAACCAGGATTTGGAAGAACCCACTAGACTGTTTCCTTGATTTTTTCTCAACAGCGAGGAATTACGGAGATCAAACCCTAGTTCTCTGGTCCCCAATCTTGAAGAACCCAAATTCTTGAATTTAAACCAGAGTGCAAGGAATTCAAGAATTTGGGTTCGTACCCAGATGCTAGAACTTCTTGAATCCTCTCATCAAACACCTATTTTCTTTGGAATTTCTTGTTTGATGGAAACACAGTTACCTACTCTGATCTTTCTGATTTTAGGGCTTGTATGTAATTTCCGTGCTCTTCTTGCTGAATCACAGCCACAGAATGTCCATGCATCACGCGCATCTGTAACCCCATCGACTCCTCCGCTGCTGCCACCACCATCGCCATCACCGCCATCTCCGCCTCCTTCTCCTCCATCTCCATCTCCTTCTGCACCTCACCcttctccacctccacctccaccatcAACATCCTCAAAATCCCCACCATCCTCATCCCATCCTGCACCACAATCACGATCACCTCCAGCACGAAAATCACCACCACCTCGACCCGTATCACCAACTCCACCACGTTCTACAAGCAGTCCGCCGCCGTCACCTAGGCATGCGTTCCGCGGCAGCTCCTCAAACGGGAGCAGGACGGGGCAGCAATCACCGTCATCAACGATGCGAAATAGTCATGCGATGAACACAGGGCAGAAGATTGGGTTGTTGTTTGTGGGTATTGCTGTGATTTTGCAGATTGGCGTTGTTGGGTTCTTGGTTTTCAAGAGAAGGCAGCTGTTGAGGATCCAAGATAGATATGAAACTTGCTCTTCTTGAATTTCACCATTGTCAAGTTCATATCATTGATGGGTTAGAGGAGGTTTTATTggaattgataattttttttttcaaattctttGTTGGCAAAAGATTGATTTATGGATATAAATGGCAGATCGTTGGGTAGCAAATTTAGGGGTTGATTCCCCTGTTCAAGTCCTTGAGGTATTTCTGTAAAGTGGAATTTGTTGATTGGCGTTTTCCTAATATTCTTGCTATTGAATTTCATTTTCTAATGTAGTTTTATCCGCACAGCTTATAGTCTAGAGGAGTCGAGCCATTTCTTTGTCATGTCACATATTGTGCTAACATACTTGTAAACAATGTCTGGAATCATGGAAATTGGAAGGATTGCAATGACAATTTTTACATCACATTCTTTATGTGCATTCAATCTGTTGGGTTCATTCTATTCTTATGCTATGGATTTAATTTTTATTGCATTTAATGTTGCGAATTTTACCAGTCCATTTGAATTTGCCTCGGTGTATGCATTTCTTGGATCAGCTCGTATATTGTGTTAGGCAATAGCCAAAAGATTTGAAGCACTAATATATTCAAGTCAATAATGTTGAGTCATTTGAATAGAACCTAAAAGGTCATAGCTGCAAAGTTCCAAGTTGATTAATGAAAATACATCCACAATTGGAGTGGATAGTGTATGTGAATCTGAATGTATGGTGCTTGAAAGTCTCTGTTTTCCTTTTAGTGGAAAAATGAGGTGTCACCTCCACTATAGCATCCCTTTTTCCCTCGTGATGAGGTTGTTATTCTTTAAGTTTGCGTGCAATTCTTTTGAGCCTGTTTTAGCGAAGAATATGTGCTTTTCATTGTAATCATTTAGTGCAAGACTATTTATTCTTGAATTGCTTAATTGTGTTGTTTGAACTTAAGGTGTTTGATACCATTATTGGTTCAGTTGTTCTATGGCTTGAATCTACGTAGCTGatccacaatatatatatatatatatatatatatatatatatatatacagtgatcCATCTCCATGTTTTTGGCTCTGAGAGAAAGCTCAAAATTGAGATAGTCGATTTTACTATCGCTAATTTAAAGTTTATTATCTATTTTTATTTGACTCAATAACAAATTAGTTATTATTCAACTCAGTTAGACACCAGGTctgtattaataatttaatattcaagACTTGTAAATGTCATTTGAGGCCTCTCTATTTGCCTTCTCTTTCCTTTCCCTGCTAATCTATCACATTTTCGTATTGAGCTTATTTAACTcccttaattatattaattattaaattacttttaaaaacCTCCTCCAGCTTGAAATTGAATTATCAAGTATTCCATTAGGATGTAGAAGCTAATCTTTCTGAGTGGATTATTtatagcttcttcaaggtgtaagTTTTTTTATGTTAGGGTTGGTTAGGAATGTAGCTAGTTTTGGTAATTGTCAATAAATAGGGGATTGGTGATGTTTGGTTAAGGTTTTCTTTTGCTTGGTATATGGAAATTATTGTTGGATGGATAGCTAATTTAGTTGTTACGTCTTAGTTTCAGCTATAATGTTTTTTGGATCATTTTTGTTTTCGAGCCAATGTTTTTGTGCAATTGATTCccaaaataaaatgaaatcttCCCGTGTTGGTTTTAAATTTGAAATGTGTCATTTTGAAGTCCttctggatatatatatatatatatatatctcaaggAATTTGAGCTGTACATGCAACCTCGATGAGAGATTGCATCGTATTGGAGTCATCTAAGTTCAAAtctcataataattttaaaatttgtaagtTTGAACATCGCTTATCTAacagtattttaattttaatttgtataataaaatcttgaaatattaatttaatgtttaataaaATCATTTGAAACTAATTTTGCTGATTATAAAAGGTAATTTAACATATAAGGTGGCAATTTTAGGAAAGTgaatttattgatgataaatttaatataatttgtaATGCTAGCGGTAGCAGTAGCAGTCGACAATCCCCGCACCGTCATCGCATATGGAAATTATTGAAACGCGGCAATCGAAAATTGCGTCCGCGTTGTCATCCTATTGACATGTGTCATGGTCCGTACAGTTGATCTGCCACGGCATAGTCCTATTCGCCGTACGATTTCAAGAACTGGCTCGGAGACTTCGCTGACCAATAGATTAGACTTGTGTCACATCGCGTATGACTTCTTACCGCCACTCAAATACAGGGCCAACCCTTCTTTATGATCTTTTTCTAGTGAAATTTTgagtttattttttaataaaaaaattttattgattaattaaatcagtCGTCCAGTCATGTTGACTTATACACTACATTAATTAGGTCacatcaaataatttttttaatttaatttaattataaatatgaacttaaACTAATTTGAAGATGGATTGACCAATTCATTGATACGGTTTAGTGCGAGTTAAATAAGTATGCACTGACTGCAGCGCGTTATGTCTTTTTCTCTTGTGTCTTCTTCCTTGGCTTTGTTGTCGAGATTCGGATTAGAAACATTACGTAGAAGACAGCCTTGCTAGTTAAAACCATTTTTTTAtcatccaaaaatttaatttttcaaaaaacaTATTTCAAACCTTAACTTTTTAGCCCTAGATTTTGTCCTTCTATGTCTAGTGAAGTTGGGCTCCTCCTTTCGGCTGTGGACTCTTTTACGAGCATACTCATATTTAAATGAAACTCAGATATATTCAGGAAATAATTAGGGACGGATTTAAATTAGTGAAGTGGTAGATCCATTTCAAATTGGGTAAAAGAAGACCCTACACTAATTGATTAGACATAATAATTCCCTCTTCGAAGTATAGTTAGATACAGGGACCTGGAGCAAAGTATTTTGGATCGTTTGAAAATTCTCTGATAAAGGGAGGAGGCTTTTTGGCATCAGCGATCCCATATGAATTGGATTGTGCAGGGGGACAAAAATACTCGGTTTTATTATATCTCAAGGACTGGATTGACTTGGAAATAGATTTCCAACAGGAGATATTAGATTATTTCACAAAAGTTTACTCGAGGAGCAGAATTTCTCAAAGTGAAGAAACTGTCAATCTGCTTCCTCGAATTGTAAACCAGGAGATGAATGACCATCTTAGTGCCTCCATTTCAGATAAGGAGATCCGCACAGCAGTGTTTGAACTTGGAGATTTGAAAGCGCCAGGCCCAGATAAATTTTTAGGCATTTTCTATCAAAACAATTGGGATGTGGTAGGACCTGAAGTTTATAATGCTGTTCGAACATTATAGCTATTCAAGACAACATTATTAGTAGGCCATGAGCTTTTTCATTATCTTCGAACATCAACGTCTAAGCAGCATTCTATGGCCATCAAATTGGATATGCACAAGGCTTATGATCAAGTGGATTGGAGATTTTTACAGCAAACTCTTATCCAATTTGGTTTCCCTCAAAAATGGGTTTATCGTATAATGCAATGCGTGAccacatttaatttctttattattaTCAATGGCAAGCCTTCTCCACAATTCACTCCTATTCGAGGTCTCAGGCAAGGCGATCCACTTTCACCATATTTGTTATGGTGTCTTAAGCTTTGTCTTGTTTGATCGATAAAGCTAAACATGAAGGGAAGCTAAAAGGTATTAAGGTAGTGAGGCATTCGCCAGCTGTCACCAACATTCTTTTTGTAGATTACACTCTATTGATTGGAAGAGCCTCCAGATCTGAAGTTGAGCTATGGCAAGCTGTGATTTCGCAATACACAAATGCCACAGACCAAAGAGTCAATTTTGGCAAGTCAAGCATCTTGTTCAGTAGAAACATTCCCCTCAACTTGAAGAGAGAAATTTTGAGCACCCTCGAGATGGTTGAGATGCAACCTTCGAAGAAGTTTTTTTGGCATCCCAACGTCTTAGAGCCATTCAAAAACACAAAGTCTCTCCCTCATTAGAGAACGAATCCAAGGGAAGACACAATCTTGGAAACATAAGTTGTTGTCACAAGCCGAAAGAGTTCCTATCAAATCGGTGATCAGTGCTATTCCAGCTTATTCTATGGCCATTTTCTAGTACCCAAAGCCTTTATGTAACCAGTTTAATAGTTTAACTTCTAGTTTTTGGTGGggcagaaaagaaaaagaaaagaaaatttgttggGCCAGTTGGAGAAAGGCTTCTTGGCTGAAGTACTGGGGAGGCATGGGTTTCCGAGACTTTGAGAAATTCAATGTTGCTTGCTTGGCAAAACAGGGATGGCGGCTGATATCCAATCCAAATGGTCTTTGAGCTAGAGTAATTAAAGGACTTTACTTTCCCCACTCTTCCTCTTGGCGAGCCAGTACCTCTAAGATAGGGTCGTGGATTTGGCAGTCTCTTAACAGGGAGGGATGTGCTCAAAGAAGGAATTCGTTTCAACATTGGGGATGGGTCAAATACACTGATATGGGAGGACCCTTGGATCCCAACAGGGAGAAATTTTAGGGTTGATAGGCCTATGCATTGTCCCCCGAATGTGAATCTAGTTGCAGATTTGATCAGTCATGAGAAACTGGAATGGAAATATCATGTGGTGTCTAGTCTCTTCAGTCAAGAGGATGCTAAAGCTATTCTCAAAATTCCAGTAGCTCCAAGAGGTTGTGAAGATTCCCTCGTATGGCACTTTGAGCGTTCTGGAAATTATTCAGTAAAATCTGGATATAAGCATATAGCAAATGAAGAAGCTATTCAGAATGCTAGTCATCCCTCGCATTCCCAATTTGTTCCTCATCATGTGTGGAAGAGCTTGTGGAGTATCCAAGCCATGCCTAAGGTCAAAATGTTCTTCTGAAAAGCGTTAAATAATGCCCTTCCCACAAAGGAAAATTTGTTAAAAAGGGGAGTGGCCATTGACCCTAGATGTTCTATTTGTCACCAGGATATCGAATCAGTAAAACATTTGCTTTTCTTGTGTAATCATGATCGAGTCTCTTGGTTCATCAGCCCATGAGCTTTCAAGCCTAGTCCTGTTGGGTTTTCCTCTTTAGCCAATTGGTGGATTTCGATCCTTCAAGCCATTGTTGGTAATCATGACTCTCAAAGTACTTTTAACTTTTATTTTGTTATCCTGTTGGTGTATATGGAAAGAGAGAAACAAAGCTTTTTATGACCATATTGAGCCTAATCCAAGGATAACCGCTCGAAGAATTTCGAAGGCCATTGCAGATTTGAATCTAGCATGTTCCAATTCAAATATTCACATGTCTTCTAAATCTATGGTTGGTAACCAACAATGGTGTCCTCCTGCTCTAAATTAGCTGAAGCTTAATTGCGATGTTGCTTAGAGGGAGGGAGCTGATTTTGCTTCTGTTGCAGTAATTGTTAAAGACCAGCAAGGTAAAGTTATTGATGGCATTTATAAATTTTGTGAGTGTTCTTCTCCATTAGCAAGGGAGGCTAAAGCTCTATTGGAAGCAGTTTGCTTGCTAAGTCAAGGGGGTTCAGTTCTATCATTCTAGAGTCAGATTTGGTTCTTATAGCTCAACTTAAGGATCCAATGGGAAAAGAATGCTGGGAAATTCAGGCTACTGTTCAAGCTATTCTAGCTTCAGTTGGTTCTTTTCAAAGTGTGGTTTTTTCGCATGTCAAACGATCTGCAAATGCTGCAGTAGATTGCCTAGCTATGCGTAGTTTCAACAAATGTCTTAATTGTAATTGGCTTTGTGATATGCCTGAACCTCTAGCTGCTACTTGTAATGCTGAAGCTATTGGGGCCATTTAATGCATCTCTTTGCAATGATACGCATATTATTTGCACtttagagattagagatgtatcaATCCGCTAGAACTCAGTTAtatcaaattatttttaaaattataaaattttcaatttaaattttaataaaaataattatataaaaaatattcacTATACCCACGTTTAATTTGAAAATAGTTGTTactgatttttattgtaaaattttatttggcTTGTATTCTActcctattttctttattttcattttgtcatttttctattttaatgaaactcgaatatcattagaaaaaaaaaaaaaaaaaaactccatctCCAAATCCCAAAAATATTCGTAAAATCCAACTGGTTTACCAATATAATTGAGGATATAATAATCATAATTAGCATGACATTGGTACATTATTGAGGGTGATAGGTTTAACCAATTGTGCAATTAATCAGCATTAGTCATTATCAGTTTAACTTTTATCTGCCCctcctcaaaaattattttatttaaaattaattgggaatttaaaaaattaaaatgtattaattattttttttcattttatttttatttttattaaatataataattatttatacaaTTTTCTATAACTCATTTTGTTATCTCATTCTCTTAAGTAGGTAAGACAAAAGGTATAAAGAGTAATTTAGCTAAATTATatagaattttattataatttagataatttaattactttcttaatcagaaaaatctttttaaccaTTAAACTATATATAAAAGTTGATGGAGATAGTATATATACACAAACAAAACAAAAATACCTTAAATGGTAAGAAATTGAAAATACTTTTAACTAAACAAACATTGGATTTAAATTTAGAGTGATATTATAAGGATCAAATTGATTCGCATTTAATATAGATCAATGAAATAATTTTGTAATTTCATACTTAAAAAAATTAGACTTTTGTAGTATTGTTCTTCTACAAATTTTCTTGAAAAAATATGTACAATTTAAATTTGATGTTCGAATTCTTTTTCATACATTTATATTAGCTTTAAAAGTACTGCAAGTgttaatataaaatacaaatttcaatataaattattactttttatattcttatcattaaaaaaatttcacattcattttaatttttaaaattttttattttattaaaataaaaaattgcaaaattaaatgtaaatgttactctttttatttttcatatacttgcattttatatttttatatttttattttatagcataatatatatatttcaattaatgTTCTTTGGCTCTAAAATTTTATCAATACTTTTtgtgataaatatatttttattatatacacTCGTACTGCtagtttatttttatgaaaaaatattttgatataatgcataaaaattattatcaaGTAAATGTTAATgttcttataataataataataataataataataataataataataataataataataataataataataataataataattattattattattattattattattattattattattattattattgtcatattcaataatatatatttcaataattttgtGTATAAAAACAAGAAGTACGTGGGTAATGGACAATTTATATtttatcaaaaaataattgatattaatgtaaaataTGTTAATGATTCTTTTTAACTTACAAAGTATACTCTTACTcatttacaaccttaataatttcTAATTTTGATAATATAAGTATCACAGGTATTATACATGgcctaatttgaaaatttagtATACATAGTCTAATTCTAATAAGATAAGTATCATAAATATTATAAGAACCCTAATTTAAAAGTTTACTATGTATATTCCCTAATTCTAATAGTATGTGTGCCGTAAATACCATACATATCTTAATTCAGAAACCTATATGCCCGAACTATGATAAGCCTAATTTGAGGTTTATCTTATATGTCACAAGTATGATAGTATAACTATCATGAGTACTAGAgtcttaatataaaaatttattatatatatcatAATTCTGgtaatataaatatcattaatacCATATAAGTCCTAATTCGAAAGTGTTTTAATTTTAACAGTATGAATATAATAAATACTATATTAATTAGTCTTCATTTGAAGGTattaataaacatataatataaacCAAACTTGATTTAACATAACTGATTTAAACTTTTAATATGTGTTCAAATATcacaatttaaattattataatgatCTGAATCTTCGATAATTAGGTGTATAATCTTCATATATAATAAGTAATTTCATTTTACAATTTGATTATTTATGTAATCTCTTATTTAATTGAGAAATTACATATTAAGGTAATCTTTTATTATAAATCTATATTTATAATAGTTATATATTAATtgtcatattatatatataataattaaaattatctatttatatatttttagattttatattttgtatatgaTTATAAAATAAAGGCAATTAGATAAATTCACATAGGTCTGGGTATGAGGTAGGGTTTGTAACTTTATGTCCATGCCTCGTGTTCATGATTTCAAAAATATCCAAAATTGTTTGGCTCAACTTTATCAATTTTTGGATGACCATGTACTTGTTGTAAATGTGCCTAATTGAAACCAGTGGGACAATGTATCGAactcttcaattttttttaaatatttaaatcacacaatttttataaattatttcaattttattagaaCTGAGTTATTGAATATAATAGAAGGAATAATAACTTTATTGATAAAAGAATGATATATTCACATAGGAAAacacattaaaaaaatttaaatttttaaaattttaaattaaataaaatttcacatttttatataattaaaaactaattactggcatttactttaaaaaaataaaaataataatctgTATGTGTGTATATAATATATAGTTATATAGTATAATtggaatattattttttttatatttaaaataactcATTGAAGAGATTTATTGGAAATGAGAATGAATTTATTGTTCTTTGCTCATTAATCAAAAAGCAATAAAAGTTAAttagagggaaaaaaaaatttgACTAGTTGCTTTCAAAATAAAGAAGGGTATTAAAGATATTGCTGGAAATCCATTAATCCACATTTAATGTGGATCAACTTGAGCTAAGAACCATTTCtattaaatttattatcatttttataaTTATCACTAGATTAAGCTCCAATTAAGTCCTCAATTAAGTTTATTAGACATTGGTTAGGTTAATTGAGCTTTGGCTGGCTGTTTTATGCTGATGGTAAAGATTTTTATTTCCTAATTCAAAAATTGCAGTCTTGTATTTTACACTGACTGCAGCAGATAAAAAATGAGACGATGTGGTCATACGATCATTCGGGAAAAAAACTTAATCTTGTTAAACATACACTACTTTGAAAAATGAGATTAGACTACACAGAGGACTGCACTTCTATATACCACATGATTATCTGCATTATCACTTCACGGTCAATTACTAGATTTAATCAACGAATGAAATGAGAAGCAAGCAGTAATGTGTATTGGTATAAATATTTCTTCATAGGAATACTCACTTGACCTCATGGAGCATGAAATCAATAAAACTGAAGCCTAGAAATGAATCCTAGGAATCTCAAACTCAGTCTTGGCAATTCATTCTGTGGATGCCACCCTGATAACAATTTTACCATATTCCAACGCCAGAATACATGAaatattttcactatttacatttttTCACTTATTTAGTTTTTAATAAATACGATTACAACTAATCAAGTTCTTCAAATTGTCTGTCCTGctatcagattttttttttccagctTGAACCTGGCAGGAGATTGGTGGCAGTGGTAAAGGATCCAATTCATTGCACATATTGGTTAGTTGTCGTGTCCTCATCCCATCTGTATGGGCTAGAAAGGATAAAGTAGATGGCAATGAAAAAAACAAGAGCTTGCTACTTGCGAGTTTTATTATGGAGCCAAAAGCATGCATCGAAGATACACGTTCAGTCAAACAAGCCACAGTCTACAAACATGTTTCTTTGAAAGGGAAGAGAAAAATTTAATGTTCTAGATAGCCAAAGACAGGAAACCTCCCGTGTCCCTACAATATTaatccccaaaaaaaaaaagagttgccCTAGCCACAATTTCAACATCTAAAGCAGGCTGATTGCCCCACCGACATGCAGTAGTACTCTTTTGGGCACAATGTGAAGATCCATTATTGAGATTTCAACTATCTgcaaaacataaaatataatgtTAAAGAAGTAACAATATTAATGCAGACAAAAACTAGTACAGGTAGCATaagggaaaaaaataaataaataaaaaagtaaacAAACAGACGTTAGAAATCAAATTAATTACCAGCTGTGTGCAGTCTTGAACTGGATGCAAGATCCAGCCAAGAGTCCGAGTTCTTTGGCTGCCAGTCACCAAAAAAATGATGCAATGATTTCTGGGTTTCACtttctttttctaatttgatTGACCTTGTAGATGATGACTTAAAATCAGTACCCAAAACGAAGCAATGCTGTTGCTGCTCTTCTTGTTTTTTAGAAGAATCAGCTAAGCTTTCAAACTGTGATTGAGAGTACCCTTTATAGGAACTCATTGCCTGTTGCTGATACGTATCTTGTAAAGTTCTTACACTTCCTGAATCTTCTGGGAAGAAAGCTCTCTCATCTAAACCCTCCCTCATTCCATGAAGATACCTAAAAGTATCTCAAACCATCAAAGGAATTAAAGAACCATTTGCTAAAGTATATATCAGCGTATCAGTactatatgttttaattttaaacaGACCTGCAATCCTTATCAGTATGAGAAGAGCCAGAGCCCAAAAACAGGTTATGGGTAGTGCTATTTTGAGTGGAAAAACCAGAACCAGGAGGTCTAGAAGATGAAGAATGAGGGTAATGGAAGGGATTAAGGATGGTGCTTTGGCTAGGATTTTGATGGACGTGGAATTCAGGTTCCATAACTGAAGAAAGAGGAGAGAAAGAGTATGAGGAAGCAGAAGGCGAAGTGGTGGTAGAGAGGTTTCTGTAGATTGATGGTGAAGGGGTTGTTACAGCAGTAGTGGCAGCAGTTGATGTTGTAGTTGAAGCAAGTTCCACATGCTTTCTTGAACGATTTCGGCCTCTGTGCATGTGTCTCTCACAGTACTTGGAGTCTGGGTGTGCCTCCTTTGAACATCTCCATTTCTTCCCATCT contains these protein-coding regions:
- the LOC110669533 gene encoding growth-regulating factor 5-like isoform X1 — protein: MMLNATNTRNGSPFTPTQWQELENQALIYKYMVSGVPIPPELIYSVKRSLESSLASRLFPHQPIGWGCFQVGFGRKADPDPGRCRRTDGKKWRCSKEAHPDSKYCERHMHRGRNRSRKHVELASTTTSTAATTAVTTPSPSIYRNLSTTTSPSASSYSFSPLSSVMEPEFHVHQNPSQSTILNPFHYPHSSSSRPPGSGFSTQNSTTHNLFLGSGSSHTDKDCRYLHGMREGLDERAFFPEDSGSVRTLQDTYQQQAMSSYKGYSQSQFESLADSSKKQEEQQQHCFVLGTDFKSSSTRSIKLEKESETQKSLHHFFGDWQPKNSDSWLDLASSSRLHTADS
- the LOC110669523 gene encoding vegetative cell wall protein gp1, which gives rise to MLELLESSHQTPIFFGISCLMETQLPTLIFLILGLVCNFRALLAESQPQNVHASRASVTPSTPPLLPPPSPSPPSPPPSPPSPSPSAPHPSPPPPPPSTSSKSPPSSSHPAPQSRSPPARKSPPPRPVSPTPPRSTSSPPPSPRHAFRGSSSNGSRTGQQSPSSTMRNSHAMNTGQKIGLLFVGIAVILQIGVVGFLVFKRRQLLRIQDRYETCSS
- the LOC110669533 gene encoding growth-regulating factor 5-like isoform X2, which gives rise to MGLLLLQLSGKSLRTRLSSTNTWSQVSLSHLSSSILSKEAWSLLWLQDFSLTNLVGFGRKADPDPGRCRRTDGKKWRCSKEAHPDSKYCERHMHRGRNRSRKHVELASTTTSTAATTAVTTPSPSIYRNLSTTTSPSASSYSFSPLSSVMEPEFHVHQNPSQSTILNPFHYPHSSSSRPPGSGFSTQNSTTHNLFLGSGSSHTDKDCRYLHGMREGLDERAFFPEDSGSVRTLQDTYQQQAMSSYKGYSQSQFESLADSSKKQEEQQQHCFVLGTDFKSSSTRSIKLEKESETQKSLHHFFGDWQPKNSDSWLDLASSSRLHTADS